From Acidipropionibacterium acidipropionici, one genomic window encodes:
- a CDS encoding PhoH family protein produces the protein MVSLVGPNDEYLRRLEEALEAGILVRGNEVHLTGTAAQISEATEVFTELVTIIRTGHGLSGDDVERVVAMNRDGEEPAAVMTADIVSNRGKTIRPKTLNQKRYVDAIDAHTVVFGIGPAGTGKTYLAMAKAVQALQNKSVSRIILTRPAIEAGERIGFLPGTLSEKIDPYLRPLYDALHDMVDPDAVPRLLAAGTVEVAPLAYMRGRTLNDAFIILDEAQNTSPEQMKMFLTRLGFGSKVVVTGDVTQVDLPGGVTSGLRIVQNILDGIEDIAFCNLTSRDVVRHQLVGRIVAAYDQYDAVVEERAEHAGNRAQRRNSTRGGDRRPGSQESRRQR, from the coding sequence ATGGTCTCCCTGGTGGGCCCCAACGACGAGTATCTGCGACGCCTCGAGGAGGCCCTGGAGGCGGGGATCCTGGTGCGTGGGAACGAGGTCCATCTCACCGGCACCGCCGCGCAGATCAGTGAGGCCACCGAGGTCTTCACCGAACTCGTGACGATCATCCGCACCGGGCACGGGCTGTCGGGCGACGACGTCGAGAGGGTCGTGGCGATGAACCGCGACGGCGAGGAGCCTGCGGCCGTGATGACCGCCGACATCGTCTCCAACCGCGGGAAGACCATCCGCCCCAAGACCCTCAATCAGAAGCGCTACGTCGACGCCATCGACGCCCATACGGTCGTCTTCGGCATCGGCCCGGCCGGCACCGGCAAGACCTACCTGGCGATGGCCAAGGCCGTCCAGGCGCTCCAGAACAAGTCCGTCAGCCGCATCATCCTCACCCGCCCCGCCATCGAGGCAGGCGAGCGGATCGGATTCCTTCCCGGCACCCTCTCGGAGAAGATCGACCCCTACCTGAGACCGCTCTACGACGCCCTCCACGACATGGTCGACCCTGACGCGGTGCCGCGCCTGCTGGCTGCCGGAACGGTGGAGGTGGCGCCGTTGGCGTATATGCGCGGACGCACCCTCAATGACGCCTTCATCATCCTCGACGAGGCCCAGAACACCTCCCCGGAGCAGATGAAGATGTTCCTCACCCGCCTCGGCTTCGGCTCGAAGGTGGTGGTGACAGGCGACGTCACCCAGGTCGACCTGCCCGGCGGTGTCACCAGCGGGCTGCGCATCGTCCAGAACATCCTCGACGGCATCGAGGACATCGCCTTCTGCAACCTCACCAGCCGCGACGTCGTCCGCCATCAGCTGGTCGGGAGGATCGTCGCCGCCTACGACCAGTACGACGCCGTCGTCGAGGAGCGCGCCGAGCATGCCGGGAACCGGGCGCAGCGACGCAACAGCACCAGGGGAGGGGACCGGCGTCCCGGCTCCCAGGAGTCCAGGAGACAACGATGA
- a CDS encoding Imm51 family immunity protein, with translation MTDPITVIDFDGGSSVNFDAGTHPADAAIRAAGHEPNGYFWEGLVQYAFPGAEALEMDSEADMFSATGDRAVLERLAPWLDALLADPDRVSALISQALAHGVEFDD, from the coding sequence ATGACCGATCCCATCACTGTCATCGACTTCGACGGCGGCTCGTCCGTCAACTTCGACGCCGGCACCCACCCGGCCGATGCCGCCATCAGGGCCGCTGGCCATGAGCCGAACGGCTACTTCTGGGAGGGCCTGGTGCAGTACGCGTTTCCCGGGGCCGAGGCGCTGGAGATGGATTCCGAGGCCGACATGTTCTCGGCCACCGGGGACCGGGCCGTCCTGGAAAGACTCGCACCGTGGCTGGACGCTCTCCTCGCCGATCCTGATCGCGTCTCCGCTCTCATCTCTCAAGCACTCGCCCACGGGGTGGAGTTCGACGACTGA
- a CDS encoding class I SAM-dependent methyltransferase, producing the protein MEDDQLDAVRRRFDARAEEYDSSAMHAALAGAVAAFAAPAADGAVLDVGTGTGLVLRAMADRFPAAGLAMSGIDLAPRMLEVARHHLPGADLRTGDATSLPFDDRSFDLVTCVVALHLMSDTQAVVGEWTRVLRPGGRVVTATFMTSDAAAHGGPNPDRERFDTMEKVSAVMSVVGLRPGRQEVFRHGDDAILIAEWLDGE; encoded by the coding sequence GTGGAGGACGATCAGCTCGACGCGGTGAGAAGACGGTTCGACGCACGGGCCGAGGAGTACGACTCATCGGCCATGCATGCGGCACTGGCCGGCGCCGTCGCCGCCTTCGCGGCCCCCGCCGCGGACGGCGCCGTCCTGGATGTCGGTACGGGCACCGGACTTGTGCTGCGCGCGATGGCCGATAGATTCCCCGCCGCGGGACTGGCGATGTCGGGGATCGACCTGGCGCCGCGCATGCTCGAGGTCGCCCGGCATCACCTGCCCGGTGCGGACCTGAGGACCGGGGATGCCACGAGCCTGCCCTTCGACGACCGCTCCTTCGACCTGGTCACCTGCGTGGTGGCACTGCATCTGATGTCCGACACTCAGGCAGTGGTGGGGGAGTGGACGAGGGTGCTGCGCCCGGGCGGCCGGGTGGTCACCGCCACCTTCATGACATCCGATGCCGCCGCCCACGGGGGCCCGAACCCGGATCGGGAACGCTTCGACACGATGGAAAAGGTTTCTGCGGTCATGTCCGTGGTGGGGTTGCGGCCCGGACGCCAGGAGGTCTTCCGTCACGGCGACGACGCCATCCTCATCGCCGAGTGGCTCGACGGGGAATGA
- a CDS encoding MFS transporter — protein MRTHTLSTAPTRLTRNRDYLAWLAADTSWQFGSAVQGFAMTLICYAVTGSYAQAGAVATVSTIVSMVVMVPGGVLVDRWDRRRSLMISGALRMVVYAAAATAWWAGVLTAPLLYAVGVASGVVTGLFSGASDAALRSVVGTADLPRAVASNQGRDGAVSLAAPPLSGLLMGASYALPFLTASIGSLLQILCTRRIRADLRPRHDRPSPGQDTWHQEMLAGSRTILGSPLLRRILPALILVNAGLNALYTGVTLILTGRGVPAWRIGLIDSVMAVGMLIGAVLAQRLISRVPTGRLVVTIFIACTAVLVPVALTQSVPVVLACFGVLGLLVPAVNGAMGGYLQAIIPDELQGRALAAMHLVQMTLPGLMPAAAGLGLQHLGAGPTMAATLILFPAAAILMATHRELRALPTPDRWEIGTVEP, from the coding sequence ATGCGGACTCACACGTTGTCTACGGCCCCCACCCGCCTGACACGCAATCGCGACTACCTGGCATGGCTGGCCGCCGACACCTCCTGGCAGTTCGGAAGCGCCGTCCAAGGGTTCGCGATGACGCTCATCTGCTACGCCGTCACGGGCTCCTACGCCCAGGCCGGGGCCGTCGCCACCGTCTCCACCATCGTCTCGATGGTGGTCATGGTGCCCGGCGGGGTGCTCGTGGACCGCTGGGACCGCCGCCGGTCGCTCATGATCTCCGGCGCCCTGCGCATGGTGGTGTATGCCGCGGCCGCGACGGCGTGGTGGGCCGGCGTCCTCACCGCTCCCCTGCTCTACGCGGTCGGTGTCGCCTCTGGGGTGGTGACCGGCCTGTTCAGCGGAGCCTCCGACGCCGCCCTGAGGTCGGTGGTCGGCACCGCGGACCTGCCGCGGGCCGTCGCCTCCAACCAGGGCCGCGACGGAGCCGTGAGCCTGGCCGCTCCCCCACTGTCCGGACTGCTGATGGGCGCCTCCTACGCGCTGCCCTTCCTGACGGCGTCGATCGGCTCCCTGCTCCAGATCCTGTGCACCCGTCGCATCCGCGCCGATCTGCGGCCTCGGCACGACCGGCCCTCCCCCGGCCAGGACACCTGGCACCAGGAGATGCTCGCCGGTTCTCGCACCATCCTCGGATCCCCCCTGCTGCGCCGGATCCTGCCGGCCCTCATCCTCGTCAACGCCGGGCTCAACGCCCTGTACACCGGCGTCACCCTCATCCTCACCGGCCGGGGCGTTCCCGCCTGGCGGATCGGGCTGATCGACTCGGTGATGGCTGTCGGCATGCTGATCGGGGCGGTTCTCGCCCAGCGGCTCATCTCCCGCGTGCCGACCGGCCGACTGGTCGTCACGATCTTCATCGCCTGCACCGCCGTGCTGGTGCCCGTCGCCCTCACCCAGTCGGTGCCGGTGGTCCTGGCCTGCTTCGGTGTGCTGGGGCTGCTGGTGCCCGCCGTCAACGGGGCGATGGGCGGCTATCTGCAGGCCATCATCCCCGACGAGTTGCAGGGCCGGGCGCTCGCCGCCATGCACCTGGTGCAGATGACCCTTCCCGGGCTCATGCCCGCCGCCGCGGGGCTCGGGCTGCAGCATCTGGGAGCGGGGCCCACCATGGCGGCCACCCTGATCCTCTTCCCCGCGGCCGCGATCCTCATGGCCACCCACCGCGAGCTGCGTGCACTGCCGACCCCGGACCGGTGGGAGATCGGTACCGTGGAGCCGTGA
- a CDS encoding ArsR/SmtB family transcription factor gives MSDSQERPFEPAHPSPERALELLRAIAHPVRAKILRTMMFGEPMRVSDVAAAVEEPANSVSYHLRQLARAGITRTTEPEDAHDRRETWWVVDDWSGVSIDPGAIRSLPGGGAVLSALDTADASDLADVFSMARAEATERAGLPALRGDGPLLLTEAEARALVEAVSSLSERARACSREHADAHDADVGRYDLRVAIMPRTQRPED, from the coding sequence GTGAGCGACTCGCAGGAACGGCCCTTCGAGCCGGCGCACCCGTCTCCCGAGAGGGCGCTCGAGCTGCTGCGAGCGATCGCCCATCCCGTGCGCGCGAAGATCCTTCGCACCATGATGTTCGGGGAGCCCATGCGGGTATCCGACGTCGCCGCAGCCGTCGAGGAGCCCGCCAATTCCGTCTCGTACCATCTCCGCCAGCTCGCCAGGGCTGGCATCACCCGCACCACCGAGCCCGAGGACGCCCACGACCGTCGGGAGACCTGGTGGGTGGTCGACGACTGGAGCGGCGTGAGCATCGATCCCGGCGCGATCCGCTCCCTTCCGGGGGGCGGGGCGGTGCTGTCGGCGCTGGACACGGCCGATGCGTCCGACCTCGCCGACGTCTTCTCCATGGCCCGGGCCGAGGCGACCGAGCGGGCGGGTCTGCCGGCCCTGCGCGGGGACGGCCCGCTGCTGCTCACCGAGGCCGAGGCCCGTGCACTGGTCGAGGCGGTGAGCAGCTTGTCCGAGCGGGCCCGGGCCTGCTCGCGCGAGCACGCTGATGCCCATGACGCCGACGTGGGTCGCTACGATCTCCGCGTCGCGATCATGCCCCGGACGCAGCGACCCGAGGACTGA
- the pip gene encoding prolyl aminopeptidase — MTVATAEFGITPDRGLYPPIEPYDTRMVDVGEGQQIYVEQCGNPEGKPVVFLHGGPGGGGGTTRRQFFDPDRYRIVVLDQRGCGLSTPHMAQARTPEEMATNTTGNLVADLERVRLELGIETWQVFGGSWGSCLALAYAEAHPGHVSELVLRGIFTLRQSELDWYYNGGASNVFPELWERFCEPLRRAGHDFSRDNIPAYFDLLWDPDPEVHGPAAVAWSTWEAATTTLAFDEEHITEFAVPDYALAFARIENHYFVNHGFMTEGRLIRDAGRLAGIPTVIVQGRYDMCCPATTAYDLAKALPGADLRIVMAGHSAFEPLITSELVKACDAFAER; from the coding sequence ATGACCGTTGCCACGGCCGAATTCGGAATCACTCCCGATCGGGGGCTGTACCCGCCGATCGAGCCCTATGACACCCGGATGGTCGACGTCGGCGAGGGCCAGCAGATCTACGTCGAGCAGTGCGGCAACCCCGAGGGGAAGCCCGTGGTCTTCCTCCACGGCGGCCCCGGGGGAGGCGGCGGCACCACCCGGCGTCAGTTCTTCGACCCGGACCGGTACCGCATCGTGGTGCTGGACCAGCGCGGATGCGGCCTGTCGACCCCGCACATGGCACAGGCCAGGACCCCCGAGGAGATGGCCACCAACACCACCGGGAACCTGGTCGCCGACCTGGAGCGGGTGCGCCTTGAACTGGGCATCGAGACCTGGCAGGTCTTCGGCGGATCCTGGGGATCCTGCCTGGCCCTGGCCTACGCCGAAGCGCATCCCGGCCACGTCTCCGAACTCGTGCTGCGAGGCATCTTCACGCTCCGGCAGTCCGAGCTCGACTGGTACTACAACGGCGGTGCCTCGAACGTCTTCCCGGAGTTGTGGGAGCGCTTCTGCGAGCCGTTGCGCCGCGCCGGCCACGACTTCTCCCGCGACAACATCCCGGCCTACTTCGACCTGCTCTGGGACCCGGATCCGGAGGTCCACGGTCCGGCTGCGGTGGCCTGGTCCACCTGGGAGGCCGCGACCACCACGCTGGCCTTCGACGAGGAGCACATCACCGAGTTCGCCGTCCCGGACTACGCCCTGGCCTTCGCCCGCATCGAGAACCACTACTTCGTCAACCACGGCTTCATGACCGAGGGCCGGCTCATCCGCGACGCCGGACGGCTGGCGGGCATCCCGACCGTCATCGTCCAGGGCCGCTACGACATGTGCTGCCCGGCCACCACCGCCTACGACCTGGCGAAGGCCCTGCCCGGCGCCGACCTGAGGATCGTGATGGCCGGTCACTCGGCCTTCGAGCCGCTCATCACCTCGGAGCTGGTCAAGGCCTGCGACGCGTTCGCCGAGCGGTGA
- a CDS encoding queuosine precursor transporter: MRPVTDAAENSRRAVYADRGSSHYDIILTLMCVVVIISNIGGSKGVQLGPITTDGGFFLFPLAYVLGDITTEVYGLKAARRGILMGFLMAILAVLCFWVIIELPGLGDSYSASHDAAIAAALGPVWQIVAAGLCGFLAGQMTNSLIMVRLKARYQERGLVGRLMGSTGVGELVDTVIFCAIAAPVVGITGFGQWANYAFFGFLWKTLVEYALIPVTTRVIAWIKKREPSYQERLAASSS, translated from the coding sequence ATGCGCCCCGTGACAGATGCAGCCGAGAACTCCCGCCGAGCCGTCTACGCCGATCGAGGCTCCAGCCACTACGACATCATCCTCACCCTGATGTGCGTGGTCGTGATCATCTCCAATATCGGAGGGTCGAAGGGCGTCCAGCTGGGCCCCATCACCACTGACGGCGGGTTCTTCCTCTTCCCGCTGGCCTATGTGCTGGGCGACATCACGACCGAGGTGTACGGGCTGAAGGCCGCCCGGCGCGGCATCCTGATGGGATTCCTCATGGCCATCCTGGCGGTGCTGTGCTTCTGGGTGATCATCGAGCTGCCCGGCCTCGGGGACTCCTACTCCGCCTCCCACGACGCGGCGATCGCCGCGGCCCTGGGGCCGGTGTGGCAGATCGTGGCCGCCGGGCTGTGCGGATTCCTGGCCGGCCAGATGACGAACTCGCTCATCATGGTCCGGCTCAAGGCCCGCTATCAGGAGCGCGGCCTGGTGGGCCGCCTGATGGGATCCACGGGTGTCGGGGAGCTCGTCGACACCGTCATCTTCTGCGCCATCGCCGCACCCGTGGTGGGCATCACCGGCTTCGGCCAGTGGGCCAACTACGCCTTCTTCGGCTTCCTGTGGAAGACGCTGGTCGAGTACGCCCTCATCCCGGTGACCACCCGGGTGATCGCCTGGATCAAGAAGCGCGAGCCGAGCTATCAGGAGCGTCTGGCGGCCTCGAGCAGTTGA
- a CDS encoding AbrB/MazE/SpoVT family DNA-binding domain-containing protein: MTTMYSTITSKGQITLPAEARRALGLHAGQKVAVHIEDDRLVIDRPDDISTLRARIRSEAERRGTWGTVPHSGDGWAARAQDRPVRDDDAQS; this comes from the coding sequence ATGACGACGATGTATTCGACCATCACATCGAAGGGGCAGATCACACTGCCCGCAGAGGCTCGTCGCGCCCTGGGGCTGCATGCGGGTCAGAAGGTCGCCGTCCACATCGAGGACGACCGCCTCGTCATCGACCGCCCCGACGACATCTCGACGCTCCGCGCGCGGATCCGCTCCGAGGCCGAGAGGCGCGGGACCTGGGGCACCGTGCCGCATTCGGGAGACGGATGGGCGGCGCGCGCCCAGGACCGCCCGGTCCGGGACGACGATGCCCAGTCTTGA
- a CDS encoding PIN domain-containing protein, protein MPSLDTNVLLRWLIQDVPEQTAQVDDLLARGGRFRVDDVAIIETVFVLERVMKLSRRTVGDSLEVLISTACLDFDRRLWNEIAQSYVAHPKVSVADIFLALRARDGGAAPLLTFDQKLAGQVDGAALLT, encoded by the coding sequence ATGCCCAGTCTTGACACCAATGTCCTGCTGCGCTGGCTCATCCAGGATGTTCCCGAGCAGACCGCGCAGGTTGACGACCTCCTCGCCCGGGGCGGGCGGTTCCGGGTTGACGACGTCGCCATCATTGAGACCGTCTTCGTCCTCGAACGCGTCATGAAGCTGAGCCGCCGTACGGTCGGTGACTCGCTGGAGGTTCTCATCTCGACCGCCTGCCTGGATTTCGATCGCCGGCTGTGGAATGAGATCGCCCAGTCCTATGTCGCCCACCCGAAGGTGTCGGTCGCCGATATCTTCCTGGCGCTGAGGGCCCGTGACGGCGGGGCGGCGCCATTGCTGACCTTCGACCAGAAGCTGGCCGGCCAGGTCGATGGCGCCGCCCTGCTCACATAG
- a CDS encoding ABC transporter permease encodes MTGQNITTDDRTGGLWQIVTGREISAKLHDKAFIASTLSTLGVMIVALALSVVFSGRSETTTVAVTDDQGAQVVASAQQLNKKSGSEDAIEALKVASTDQARQKMDDGDADLLLERNGDGWRLAGLKSAPSQSDGATRALAQAVSSAAMNANAKALGVSPQRLTAGATMTLGSLGSSQDSEKEATATVLGVVFAFLFYLSMIIFGYAIANSVVEEKQSRIAEILLTAIPSRQLLLGKILGNTVLALGQMVLIVGVALAGLSFSPWKEYLNLVTAPALWFLVYFVVGFMALACLWAAAGALAGRSEDVSSTSMPLLMVVMVVYFYGLFASGSSQVIASYIPVASAIAMPTRLVSGSAAWWEPVVSIAISLVFSGLTIWAGERIYRRAILQTGGKVSIARAWRSTDVVR; translated from the coding sequence ATGACCGGCCAGAACATCACCACCGACGACCGGACCGGGGGCCTGTGGCAGATCGTCACGGGCCGCGAGATCTCGGCGAAACTCCACGACAAGGCGTTCATCGCCTCGACCCTCTCGACCCTGGGCGTCATGATCGTCGCCCTGGCGCTCTCCGTCGTGTTCAGCGGACGTTCCGAGACCACCACCGTCGCCGTCACCGACGACCAGGGCGCCCAGGTGGTCGCCTCGGCGCAGCAACTCAACAAGAAGTCCGGGTCCGAGGACGCCATCGAGGCGCTCAAGGTGGCCTCGACCGATCAGGCCAGGCAGAAGATGGACGACGGCGACGCCGACCTGCTGCTGGAGCGCAACGGCGACGGCTGGCGGCTGGCGGGCCTGAAATCGGCCCCCTCCCAGAGCGACGGCGCCACCCGGGCGCTGGCCCAGGCGGTCTCGAGCGCCGCCATGAACGCCAACGCGAAGGCCCTCGGGGTCTCCCCGCAACGGCTGACCGCCGGTGCCACCATGACACTGGGATCACTGGGATCCAGCCAGGACTCTGAGAAAGAGGCCACCGCCACGGTGCTCGGCGTCGTCTTCGCATTCCTGTTCTACCTGTCGATGATCATCTTCGGCTACGCCATCGCCAACTCCGTGGTCGAGGAGAAGCAGTCCCGGATCGCCGAGATCCTGCTCACCGCGATCCCCTCGCGCCAGCTGCTGCTCGGCAAGATCCTCGGTAACACCGTCCTGGCCCTGGGACAGATGGTCCTCATCGTCGGCGTGGCCCTGGCCGGGCTCTCCTTCTCCCCGTGGAAGGAGTACCTCAACCTGGTGACCGCCCCGGCGCTGTGGTTCCTGGTCTACTTCGTCGTCGGATTCATGGCGCTGGCCTGCCTGTGGGCCGCCGCCGGAGCACTGGCCGGACGCTCGGAGGACGTCAGCTCGACCTCGATGCCGCTGCTCATGGTGGTGATGGTGGTCTACTTCTACGGCCTGTTCGCCTCGGGATCCTCCCAGGTGATCGCCTCCTACATCCCGGTGGCCTCGGCCATCGCGATGCCCACCAGACTGGTGAGCGGGTCCGCGGCGTGGTGGGAGCCGGTCGTCTCGATCGCCATCTCCCTGGTCTTCTCGGGCCTGACCATCTGGGCCGGCGAGCGGATCTACCGGCGGGCGATCCTGCAGACCGGCGGCAAGGTCTCGATCGCCAGGGCCTGGCGCAGCACCGACGTCGTGAGGTAG
- a CDS encoding ABC transporter ATP-binding protein: MTHNSDHTDDGRGIEVIELTRRYGDLVAADAVSFSVRPGAMTGFVGANGAGKTTTMRMIVGVLALTSGSVNYNGHPITTADRRRIGYMPEERGLYPKQPVIDQLVYLARIHGVSAEVARRQAMGYLERFGLAERAKDLVEKLSLGNQQRVQVTASLLGSPAALILDEPFSGLDPVAVDAMAEVLREQSAAGVPVLFSSHQLDLVERLCDNLVILDHGRVVADGSTDELRGGGPVRYRLSAGTDLGWLRGTPGVDVVDLDGTSAVLEFTRDGVDQEVLSTALGRGPVTEFARILPSLSEIYREAAAS, translated from the coding sequence ATGACTCACAACAGCGACCACACCGACGACGGCCGGGGCATCGAGGTGATCGAGCTCACCCGGCGCTATGGCGACCTGGTGGCCGCCGACGCCGTGAGCTTCTCGGTGAGACCCGGAGCCATGACCGGTTTCGTCGGGGCCAACGGCGCCGGCAAGACCACCACCATGAGGATGATCGTGGGGGTGCTGGCCCTCACCTCCGGATCCGTGAACTACAACGGCCATCCGATCACCACCGCGGACCGCCGGCGGATCGGCTACATGCCCGAGGAACGCGGTCTCTACCCCAAGCAGCCGGTCATCGACCAACTGGTCTATCTGGCCCGGATCCACGGAGTCTCGGCCGAGGTGGCACGACGCCAGGCCATGGGCTACCTCGAGAGGTTCGGCCTGGCCGAACGCGCCAAGGACCTCGTCGAGAAACTCTCCCTCGGCAATCAGCAGAGGGTCCAGGTGACCGCCTCCCTGCTCGGCAGCCCGGCGGCCCTCATCCTCGACGAGCCCTTCTCCGGCCTTGACCCGGTGGCCGTCGACGCGATGGCCGAGGTGCTGCGCGAGCAGAGCGCCGCCGGCGTCCCGGTGCTCTTCAGCTCCCACCAGCTCGACCTGGTCGAACGGCTCTGCGACAACCTCGTCATCCTCGACCACGGCAGGGTCGTGGCCGACGGCTCCACCGACGAGCTGCGCGGCGGCGGACCTGTGCGATACCGGCTCTCGGCCGGCACCGATCTCGGCTGGTTGCGCGGGACCCCCGGGGTCGACGTCGTGGATCTGGACGGCACCAGTGCGGTCCTCGAGTTCACCCGCGACGGCGTCGACCAGGAGGTCCTGTCGACGGCGCTGGGCCGCGGACCGGTGACCGAGTTCGCCCGGATCCTTCCCAGTCTGTCCGAGATCTACCGAGAGGCGGCCGCATCATGA
- a CDS encoding response regulator transcription factor: MRVLLVDDQKLVRTGFRLILSVEPDIEVVGEAADGRQAVDAAARLQPDLVLMDVQMPVLDGIAATREITADSPVKVVVLTTFDRDDYLFDALAAGASGFMLKNADADSLVAGLRQVHEGYALLAPEVTRRVIEARLGEGATGATASDPRLELLTPREGEVVVQVAHGLSNAEIAAALFVSEATVKTHISNSLTKLDLRDRVQLVAFAYEAGLIRVGEG; the protein is encoded by the coding sequence ATGAGAGTGCTGTTGGTCGACGACCAGAAGCTGGTGCGCACCGGATTCCGGCTCATCCTGTCGGTGGAGCCCGACATCGAGGTGGTGGGGGAGGCCGCCGACGGGCGCCAGGCCGTCGACGCCGCCGCACGGCTCCAGCCCGACCTGGTGCTCATGGACGTCCAGATGCCCGTCCTCGACGGGATCGCTGCGACCCGTGAGATCACCGCCGACAGCCCGGTGAAGGTGGTGGTGCTCACCACCTTCGACCGCGACGACTACCTCTTCGACGCGCTGGCCGCCGGGGCCAGCGGATTCATGCTCAAGAACGCCGACGCCGACTCCCTGGTCGCCGGGCTGCGGCAGGTCCACGAGGGATACGCCCTGCTGGCCCCCGAGGTCACCCGCAGGGTGATCGAGGCGCGACTGGGCGAGGGCGCTACCGGCGCCACGGCGTCCGACCCCCGCCTCGAGCTGCTCACCCCGCGGGAGGGGGAGGTCGTGGTGCAGGTGGCCCACGGGCTGTCCAACGCCGAGATCGCCGCCGCGCTGTTCGTCTCCGAGGCCACCGTCAAGACGCACATCTCCAACAGCCTCACGAAGCTCGACCTGCGCGACCGCGTGCAGCTGGTGGCCTTCGCCTACGAGGCCGGCCTCATCCGTGTGGGGGAGGGCTGA
- a CDS encoding ATP-binding protein — MASLTDLLDLDDPWERPAPSHRTIRVPLVGRVSGADILVGLLSVPLGLGMIWLLDGLSAYDHSSWWRRWIILATLAVILSLRRRFPAAVGCLAAAHLLVGGAVAPEATTNYVGQVFYFICFHTTVAWGRSRRAAWGVIAGVVVVFLGWLAVAFSRTNALAGMLRAMNPRASADVAAYTRVILLQIVINVAFTLGAGAMGQIAWRGARDLARSRDQARTIAVQRSQLADRAVVAERLRIARELHDSVAHHVSVIGIQAAGARRALEVAPDLAREALGTVEEESRLAVTEMHSLLGSLRPSEEADPAIQPGLEDLEELCAQPRRAAVTLDVVGDRRAVPPPVALSVYRIVQEALNNVDKHGLAAHAHVAVRITSGCVEVEVTDDGRGAAATGAPPIPGTGVGLIGMRERVAAHGGTLETGPRATGGWRVLARLSSPPELATDGREDRP; from the coding sequence ATGGCCTCCCTCACCGATCTGCTGGATCTGGATGACCCCTGGGAGCGGCCCGCGCCATCCCACCGGACCATCCGGGTGCCGCTCGTCGGGCGGGTCAGCGGGGCCGACATCCTCGTCGGCCTCCTCTCGGTGCCCCTGGGTCTCGGGATGATCTGGCTGCTCGACGGGCTGTCGGCCTACGATCACTCCTCGTGGTGGCGGCGGTGGATCATCCTCGCGACCCTCGCCGTGATCCTGTCCCTGCGGCGGCGGTTCCCGGCGGCGGTGGGCTGCCTGGCGGCGGCGCATCTGCTGGTGGGCGGTGCGGTGGCCCCCGAGGCGACCACCAATTACGTGGGGCAGGTGTTCTACTTCATCTGCTTCCACACCACCGTGGCCTGGGGACGCAGCCGTCGCGCCGCGTGGGGAGTCATCGCGGGCGTCGTGGTCGTCTTCCTCGGCTGGCTCGCGGTGGCCTTCTCGCGGACCAACGCGCTGGCCGGGATGCTCAGGGCGATGAATCCGCGGGCGAGCGCCGATGTCGCCGCGTACACGCGCGTCATCCTCCTCCAGATCGTCATCAATGTCGCCTTCACCCTCGGCGCCGGGGCCATGGGCCAGATCGCCTGGCGGGGCGCCCGGGATCTGGCTCGCAGCCGCGACCAGGCCCGGACCATCGCCGTCCAGAGGTCCCAGCTCGCAGACCGTGCCGTGGTGGCCGAGCGGCTGCGCATCGCCCGCGAGCTCCACGACTCCGTCGCCCACCACGTGTCGGTCATCGGCATCCAGGCGGCCGGCGCCAGGCGGGCGCTGGAGGTCGCTCCGGATCTGGCCCGTGAGGCCCTGGGCACGGTGGAGGAGGAGTCGCGGCTGGCCGTGACCGAGATGCACTCCCTCCTGGGATCGTTGCGCCCCTCCGAGGAGGCGGACCCGGCGATCCAGCCCGGCCTGGAGGATCTGGAGGAGCTGTGCGCCCAGCCGCGACGCGCCGCCGTCACACTGGATGTGGTCGGCGACCGCCGGGCCGTGCCTCCGCCGGTGGCACTCAGTGTCTACCGGATCGTCCAGGAGGCCCTCAACAATGTCGACAAGCACGGTCTGGCCGCCCACGCCCACGTCGCGGTGAGGATCACCAGCGGATGCGTCGAGGTGGAGGTCACCGATGACGGCCGGGGAGCCGCGGCCACCGGCGCGCCCCCGATCCCCGGCACCGGGGTGGGCCTGATCGGGATGAGAGAGAGGGTGGCCGCCCACGGCGGCACCCTGGAGACGGGCCCGCGGGCCACCGGGGGCTGGCGGGTGCTGGCCAGGCTGTCATCGCCGCCGGAGCTGGCGACTGATGGGAGAGAGGACCGACCATGA